One Shewanella sp. MR-4 DNA window includes the following coding sequences:
- a CDS encoding winged helix-turn-helix domain-containing protein, producing the protein MKDKSKLSFCLGSCRIDPSDNSISFQTQGDETSQHETAKVSLQPKFIEVLSYLALRHPHVVTRDELIEKVWEGNVYVGTKALTNAIWHLRQQLSPLEQEGGVIETVRKAGYRLLLPPIYDNSDDADIDKLQTTEAKLQHTTQRLHLMAILVGAVILIAGLLIGVHLYQDKQRMTETQMTVLTRDPGSERYPRLSHDRRWLVYGASRPGVTSSLYLKDFKREDIPARQLTPLSSAELRAVWSLDDTKLFFASRTQGTRECHITQLTLATNETLALAPCTTDMAAIDISADGQYLAYVSSHEAGKVGGIYRLSLVQPDAKAERLSCEAHCNYEDRDLAFSPDGRWLAIARRFSNISEDIFIRDLASANETRLTHGLEDIRGLSWTPDSQSLVFATEDSGSRNGFTIDIETAHIRPLDVEGMSYPSSVSDEGELVYHQYRRQFQMAYFSLGESVPGSLFPLLYSGISHRNPDYSPEAKRIVFVSSDTGYNEIWTSDINGKKLEQHTHLKSRVAYPRWSPDGAKIAFIAPDDSNEGNRIFILDLASKNITALASSYHNHGRPSWNWQGTAVLASTTDGITEFYLDNSTPRVISPLTMAVGFAKSANEFVFSRYGVNGLWQIDLTQPEQVQEIIPGKVFRAGNNWVLTAHGVYFKSSNGNEQRLNFWEASSQQLTSLLRVPRSSLSGFGSMTYIPESNRLVMTLDGFPQRDIILLKHKLLK; encoded by the coding sequence ATGAAGGATAAGAGTAAGTTGAGTTTTTGCTTAGGAAGTTGTCGCATTGACCCTTCTGATAACTCAATTTCATTTCAAACGCAGGGGGATGAAACGTCCCAACATGAAACCGCTAAGGTGTCACTTCAACCTAAGTTTATTGAAGTGCTTAGCTATCTTGCCCTGCGTCATCCTCATGTGGTGACCCGTGATGAGTTGATCGAAAAAGTGTGGGAGGGCAATGTTTACGTAGGTACTAAGGCTCTCACCAATGCAATTTGGCATTTACGACAGCAATTATCGCCCCTCGAGCAGGAGGGCGGGGTAATTGAAACGGTTCGAAAGGCGGGCTACCGCCTGTTATTGCCCCCTATCTATGATAATTCTGATGATGCCGACATCGATAAACTGCAAACCACTGAGGCGAAGTTACAACATACGACGCAACGACTGCATTTGATGGCGATATTGGTGGGGGCGGTTATCTTAATTGCAGGTCTATTGATTGGCGTGCATCTGTACCAAGATAAGCAGCGGATGACGGAGACCCAAATGACAGTGCTGACCCGAGATCCGGGGTCGGAGCGTTATCCTAGGTTATCCCACGATAGACGTTGGTTAGTGTATGGTGCGAGTCGCCCTGGAGTGACTTCTAGCCTGTATCTGAAAGATTTTAAACGTGAAGATATCCCCGCCCGTCAGTTAACTCCTCTCTCGTCTGCAGAGCTGCGAGCGGTGTGGAGTTTAGACGATACTAAGCTGTTTTTTGCCTCCCGCACCCAGGGTACAAGGGAGTGCCACATCACTCAGTTGACCCTTGCGACCAATGAAACCCTCGCCTTAGCGCCTTGCACGACCGATATGGCGGCGATAGATATTTCTGCTGACGGCCAATATCTTGCCTATGTCTCCTCCCATGAGGCGGGGAAGGTGGGTGGCATCTACCGCTTGTCTTTGGTGCAACCCGACGCCAAGGCTGAAAGATTATCCTGCGAAGCGCACTGTAACTATGAGGACCGGGATTTAGCTTTCAGTCCAGATGGTCGTTGGCTGGCAATAGCGAGGCGCTTTAGTAATATCTCTGAGGATATTTTTATTCGCGACTTAGCCAGTGCCAATGAAACACGTTTAACCCATGGGCTAGAAGATATTCGCGGCTTGAGTTGGACGCCTGATAGCCAGTCGCTGGTTTTTGCTACGGAAGACTCTGGTAGTCGCAACGGCTTTACTATCGATATTGAAACGGCCCATATTCGCCCACTCGATGTGGAGGGCATGAGCTATCCCAGTAGCGTATCCGATGAGGGCGAGCTGGTTTATCATCAGTATCGTCGTCAATTCCAGATGGCGTATTTTTCCCTCGGTGAATCCGTGCCCGGCAGCTTGTTTCCATTGCTGTATTCCGGCATTAGCCACCGCAATCCCGATTATTCCCCTGAGGCGAAACGGATTGTATTTGTCTCCAGCGATACGGGCTATAACGAGATTTGGACGTCAGATATAAACGGCAAAAAACTTGAGCAACATACTCATCTCAAGTCGCGCGTAGCTTACCCGCGTTGGTCTCCCGATGGCGCTAAAATCGCCTTTATCGCCCCCGATGACAGCAATGAAGGTAATCGTATTTTTATTTTAGATTTAGCCAGTAAAAATATTACAGCCTTAGCCTCGAGTTATCACAATCATGGTCGCCCCAGCTGGAATTGGCAGGGGACGGCGGTGTTGGCATCGACCACTGATGGCATCACGGAGTTTTATTTAGACAACAGTACACCAAGGGTGATCAGTCCTCTGACTATGGCGGTGGGTTTTGCGAAATCGGCTAACGAATTTGTATTTAGTCGCTATGGGGTAAATGGTCTTTGGCAGATTGATCTCACGCAGCCCGAACAGGTGCAAGAGATTATCCCGGGGAAGGTGTTTCGTGCGGGCAATAACTGGGTGCTTACTGCACACGGAGTGTATTTTAAATCGAGCAATGGTAACGAGCAGCGGCTGAATTTTTGGGAGGCGAGCAGTCAGCAGCTGACATCACTCCTAAGGGTTCCCCGCTCTAGCCTAAGCGGCTTTGGCTCCATGACCTATATTCCGGAGTCAAACCGCTTAGTGATGACACTCGATGGCTTCCCGCAGCGGGACATCATACTGCTTAAACACAAGCTACTTAAGTAG